The uncultured Paludibaculum sp. sequence CGCCTGCATATCGGCCAGCACCTTGCGCTCCAACAGGACGGTGAACGCCACGGCTAACGGAGCCAACGCGATGATGATGATCCCTGTAACCAGCGGGATGAACCAGGGTTGGGTGAAAACGGTGCTCATCGAATAGGGCCTCTCATCGTTGGAAACTCTGCTGCGCCAGGCGGACAAACGGTTCCGGGTAGACGCCGATCACCAGGGTCATGACGCCTGTGACCACCAGGGCAACCTGCATACCGAAGCTGGTGCTCAGCGCCGGCGTCTCCTCTTCCTCCGTCTCGATAAACATCGCCTTCACCATCCGCATGTAGTAGTAGATGGCGACGGCGGCGTACAGGCAGCCGAGCACGGCAAGCACATAGTGGCCCGTCTCGATCAGTGACAGGAAGATGAAGTACTTTCCGAAGAACCCGGCCGTTGGAGGAATGCCGGCCAGCGACAGCAGGAAGATCAGCATCCACAGCGCGTGGCCGGGCGACTTTTTCATCAGGCCGCGCAGGTCGTTGATGTCCTCTCCGGCCAATCCCTTGCGCGTCAGCGAAGTGAGCACCAGGAACGCACCCAGGTTCATGAAGGTGTAGACCAGCAGGTAGATCAGAACGCCCTTGTAGCCGGTGTTGTTGCCCGCGATCACGCCCAGCAGGATGTAGCCGGCGTGATTCACGGAGCTGTAAGCCAACAGGCGTTTGGTGTTCGTCTGTGTGATCGCGGCCAGGTTGCCGATTGTCATCGAAAGCACGGCGGCGGCAATCAGCAGGGGCTCCCACATGGATCGGGCCGAACCCAGCGTATTCCCAAACAGCCGCAGCAACAGTGCAAACGAAGCCGCCTTCGAACCCACGGCCAGAAACGCGGTAATGGTCGTCGGCGCGCCTTCATACACATCCGGAGCCCACATGTGGAACGGCGCCGCCGCGATCTTGAACAGCAGACCCACGGTCGTCGTCGCAATGGCGAGGAATAGGATGGTGTCGCTGGCGCCGCGCGCCGCCACTGCTTTGGCGATCACGCTCAAATGCGTGGATCCTGCGATGCCGTAGAGAATAGAGAAACCATAGGCCAGGAAGCCCGACGAGAGCCCGCCCAGCAACAGATACTTCAGTGCCGCCTCGTTCGAGCGCTGCTCGGCCCGCAGGAACCCGACCAGCACGTAGAACGTGACCGCCATCGTCTCCAGGCCGACAAAGATGGTCACCAGTTCGTTGCCGCTAGCCAGGAAGAACATGCCGCACTGGGCCAGCATCAGCAGTCCATAGTATTCGCCGTGATGCTCATCGCGGACTTCCAGATACCGGTAAGAGATCAGCCCTACCAGCAAGGTCGTGACGAGAAAGATCCAGTGAAAGAATAAGGCGTAGTGGTCGATCACCACCGCCCCGTGGAAGGCCGAAATCTCGCCGCCATTGACGGCCAACGCACTGCCTTGCCGCCAGAACGCCCAGCCGGCGAAAGCTTCGCCGAGCCCGAGGAAGACCAGCAGGTATTTGCGTTGATGCGCTTCCGGGAAGACCAGGAAGTCGAAGAGCAGGGTGGCGCAACCAAACAGCGCCAGCAGCAGCACGGGGAGCAGGACGAAGTGGTCGATGGAGGTGTAATACACGCTCATCGGGAGGCAACCTCCGGAGTGGGGGTGGTGGGCGTTGCGGACGCGTTGGCCGTGTCATGCACGCGGTGCACAATCTGCGCCACCGGTTTTTCCAGGATGTCGAAATAGGGTTTCGGATAGATGCCGATGCTGAGGGCCCAGATGATCAGTGGGACAAAAACCGCCCATTCGCGCCACTTCAGATCCGGCAAGCCCTTATTCTTCTCGTTCGTGACCTCGCCGAGCATCGTCCGCTGGTAGAGCCACAGCAGATACGCGGCGCCGAAGATCACGCCCAGCACGGCGAACGCCGCCCAGACGTGGTTCGCGTCAAACGCGCCCTGAAGAATGGTGAACTCGCCCACGAACCCGTTCAACAGTGGCAGGCCCGCGCTGCTCAGCATCGCGATGGCGAACACGATGGCGTAGTTCGGCATGATGTGCGCCAGGCCGCCATACTCCTTGATCTCGCGCGTGTGGCGCCGTTCGTAGATCACGCCCACCACAAGGAACAACATGCCGGTCGAGATGCCGTGGTTGATCTGCTGGATCACCGATCCGGTGATGCCGCTCTGGTTCAGCGCGAAGATGCCCAGCGTACAGAAGCCCAGGTGGCTCACCGAGGAGTAGGCCACCAGCTTCTTCCAGTCCTGCTGCATCAGGCTCACTAGCGCTCCATAGAGAATGCCGATGATCGAAAGCACCGCCACAATCGTCACAATCGTGTGATCGGAGCTAGCCTTTGGCAGCAGGGGCAATGAGAAACGGATGAAGCCGTATGTTCCCATCTTCAGCAGGACGGCCGCCAGAATCACGGATCCTGCCGTCGGAGCCTCGGTGTGCGCATCCGGCAGCCAGGTGTGGAACGGGAACATCGGCACCTTGATGGCGAAGCCGACAAAGAACGCCCAGAAGACCCACTGCTGGGTCGCGAGCGGCAGATTGATCTTCATCAGTTCCGCGATCTCGAACGTGTAGCGGCCGAACTGCGAGGCGTAGTTGAAGTAAAGCAGCAGGATGCCCAACAGCATCAGTACGCCACCGGTCAGGGTGTAGAGGAAGAACTTAATGGCCGCGTACAGCTTCCGGGGGCCGCCCCACACGCCGATGATGAAGTACATCGGCACCAACACCATCTCCCAGAAGACGTAGAACAGCAGGAAGTCCATCGAGATGAAGACCCCCAGCATGCCCGTCTGCTGCAACAGGAACATGGCGTAGTATTCCTTCTCCCTGTCTTTGATCGCGTCCCACGAGGAGAAGATGGCCAGAAAGCCCATGATCGTGGTCAGCATCACCATCAAAACACTGATGCCATCCACACCGATCAGGTACTGCACGCCCAGCGACGGAATCCACTCCGCCCGCTCGACAAACTGATAGCCGCCGTTCGAACGGTCGAACCCAATGATCAGAGGCAGCGAAACGAGGAAGCCGGCTGCGGCGGTGATGTTGGCCCACAGCCGGATGAACGTCTTCTGCGACTTCGGAATGAAGAGCAGAAGAAAGAGTCCGGCCAGCGGCGTGAACAGGATGACCGAAAGTAGGTGTCCTTGCATATCTCAAAAGCTCCGCTAGCGAACCCACCAGAAGTAGCCAAACATGGCGAAGACCCCGGCGATGAAAACCAGTGCGTACGACTGAATGAAACCGGTCTGGAAAAACCGCACAGGGAACGATAGCGCCCGCACGGTGTAGGCACTCAGGTTCACCAGCCCGTCGACGATCCACGTGTCCCACCACATCGAGATGCGGGAAACCAACTTGGTCACCCAGGCTGTCCCGTTGACGCCGCCGTCCACCACGGTCCGGTCGAAGGCCGCCATCAAGGAACCACCGCGCATCGAAAGTCCGTGGATGAACAGGAAGTCGTAGATCTCGTCCACATACCACTTGTTGTAGAGGATGGGGTGCAACGCGCCGCCCGTGGGCCGGTCGGATTCCTTCATCTTCAGGTAGATGTGCCGGGCCAGGAAGATGCCGGACAGAGCCGCGCCAATCGACAAGCCCATCAGGATCCACTCCATGCTGGTATCGTGGTGCTCCGCTCCGTGCTCCGCCACTTCCTTCCCGGTCTCGAAGACCGGCGCCAGCCAGTGCTCCAGCCCTTGGAAGAACCCGTTCTCACCGAAGACCTTCGGCATGCCGATCCAGCCCGCGCCAATCGACCCGGCGGCCAGCACCATCAGCGGCACCGTCATCGACTTCGGCGACTCGTGGATGTGGTGCTTTGTGTGCTCGTCCATGCGGCCTTCGCCGTAGAACGTCATGAACATCAGCCGCCACATGTAGAAGGCGGTCATCAGCGCGGTGCAGAAGCCCACGGCCCACAATACCTTCGACCCCAGCGGCGACGACCATGCCTGCCAGAGGATCTCGTCCTTCGAGAAGAACCCCGCCAGACCGGGGATGCCCGCGATGGCCAGGGAGGCGATGAACATCGTCGTGAACGTGATGGGAATCTTGTTCCGCAACCCGCCCATCTTGCGCATGTCTTGCTCCCCGCTCATGGCGTGAATCACAGAACCGGCGCCGAGGAAGAGCAGGGCCTTGAAGAACGCATGGGTGTAGAGGTGGAAGACGCCCACCCAATAGGCACCGACCCCCACCGCCACGAACATGTATCCAAGCTGCGACACCGTCGAGTAGGCCAGTACGCGCTTGATGTCGTTCTGGACCAGTCCGATTGAGGCGGCGAAGATGGCCGTCGCGGCACCCACCGCGGCGACGATGTGCGAGGTCTCGGGCGTCAAGGCGAACAAGGCGTTCGACCGCGCGCACATGTAGACACCAGCCGTCACCATGGTGGCCGCGTGGATCAGCGCGCTGACCGGCGTCGGACCTTCCATCGCGTCCGGAAGCCAGACGTACAGCGGAATCTGCGCGCTCTTGCCTGTCGCACCTACGAACAGCAACAGGGCGGTGAGACTCAGGACGCCGAAGAACCCAACCTCCGGAGTGAACCGCGCCGAGCGCAGCGCCTCGTTCACATCCACAAAGGTGAGCGAACCCGTGATCTGGAACAGGAAGAACATGCCGAGGATAAACCCGGCGTCGCCGATTCGATTGACGATGAAGGCCTTCTTGCCCGCGTCACCGGCGCTCTTCTTGTTGAAGTAGAACCCAATCAGCAGGTAGCTGCACAGGCCCACACCCTCCCAGCCGACGAAGAGCAGCGGGTAGTTGTTCGCCAGGACCAGAGTCAGCATGAAGAAGACGAACAGATTGAGGTATCCGAAAAAGCGGTAATACCCTCCGTCGCGCGGGCCATGTTCGTGCGCCATGTAGCCCGTGGCATACACGTGAATCAGGAACCCGATCCCTGTGACGACGAGAATCATCACGCTCGACAGAGAATCGAGCATGTAGCCCATATCCGCGTGCAGCAGCGGAAGCCACTGGAACAGGATGACCTGATGGACCCGCTCGGGCAGAGCGGACAGTTGCAGAACCGCACCCACCGACAGAATCAGCGACAGCAGAACCGCGCCCGGACTGATGATGCGGATGGCCGCCTTCGAAAGGTACCGGCCCCAAAACAGCATGATCGCCGCGCCGCACAGCGGCAGGATCGGGATCAGCCAGATGAGATCGAGGAAGTTCATCGTGCCGCTCCTCCTACCACTTCAACAGGTCGATTTCGTCGACCAGAACCGTCTCCTTATTTCGGAAGACGGAGATCAGAATGCCGAGGCCCACCGCGGCTTCGGCGACGGCGACCGTGATGATGAAGATCGCGAAAACCTGGCCGTTGAGCTGTTGAGCGTGCTTGCCGAAGGCAACCAGATTGATGTTGACGGCATTGAGAATCAACTCGATGGACATCATGACGACCACCGCATTGCGGCGCAGCAGGATACCCACGGTGCCAATGAGCAGCAACGCGGCGCTCAAGACCAGATAGTGTTCCGTGGTGATGGGGTGCAGCATGGGGTCAGATCCTTTTCTTCGCCATGATGACGCTGCCGACAACCGCCACCAGCAACAGGATGGAAGCGAGTTCGAACGGCACAAGATATTGTTTGAACAAGACCTGCGAGAGCGCTTCGACATTGCCGGACGACGGCAGTTCGGGCGCCGATTGGCCCAGGTGCAGGCTCTCCGAACCCTGGCGGATGAACCAGGTGGCAAGCGCTCCGATGCCGACAAGGCAAAGCACCGCCGCAATCCAGTGGCGATGGTACTGGCGCTCTCGCGCCGCGGCGTCCAGATTCACCAACATGATCACGAACAGGAACAGCACCATGATGCCGCCGATGTACAGCACGATCTGGACGGCGAACAGGAACTCGGCCCGCTGCAGCAGGTACAATCCCGCGACGCCGGCCAAGGAACCGATCAGGGCCAGGGCGCAATGGATGGCGTTGCGTAAGGTGACGGTGAGGATGGCGCCGATCAGCGTCAGCGCGGCAAACGCATAGAAGAATGCGGTTTCTAGCATGGGCACAATTCGGGCTTCACAACCCGCTCCCTATCAAACCGGAAGGGCTTAGAACTTGTACTTGGTAGGCTTGATGCCCTCTTCGAGGATCTGCCGGTCAAAGATCGCCCCTTCCCGCGAATAGCTCGCCAATTCAAAGTCCTGCGTCAGTTCCAGAGCATCCACCGGACAGGCATCTTCGCACAGGCCGCAGAACATGCAGCGCGAGGTGTCATAGGTAAAGTTGATCAGGTCTTTGCGCTTCGTCTCCGGATTGCGCTGCCATCCGACGACGATCAGGTTTTCCGGACAGGCCAGGGCGCACAAGTCGCACGCGATGCACAGCGTTTGGCCGTTATCCGGATTGATGTTTAGGCGTGGAGCGCCACGATAGCGCTCGGCCACCTTGGGGCGCTGGGCCGGATACTGCTCGGTGACGATGTTCTTCGGATGTTGAGTCCGGAAGGTCACCATCAGGCCCTGCACAAGGTCGACGAGAAAGATGGTTCTCAGCAGCTTACGCATGGTCGTTTCGGTCCGCCGGGGGTCAGCGGTCCACCTCCCCGAGCACGATATCGATGGTCCCGATGATGGCCACCAGGTCCG is a genomic window containing:
- a CDS encoding NADH-quinone oxidoreductase subunit N codes for the protein MSVYYTSIDHFVLLPVLLLALFGCATLLFDFLVFPEAHQRKYLLVFLGLGEAFAGWAFWRQGSALAVNGGEISAFHGAVVIDHYALFFHWIFLVTTLLVGLISYRYLEVRDEHHGEYYGLLMLAQCGMFFLASGNELVTIFVGLETMAVTFYVLVGFLRAEQRSNEAALKYLLLGGLSSGFLAYGFSILYGIAGSTHLSVIAKAVAARGASDTILFLAIATTTVGLLFKIAAAPFHMWAPDVYEGAPTTITAFLAVGSKAASFALLLRLFGNTLGSARSMWEPLLIAAAVLSMTIGNLAAITQTNTKRLLAYSSVNHAGYILLGVIAGNNTGYKGVLIYLLVYTFMNLGAFLVLTSLTRKGLAGEDINDLRGLMKKSPGHALWMLIFLLSLAGIPPTAGFFGKYFIFLSLIETGHYVLAVLGCLYAAVAIYYYMRMVKAMFIETEEEETPALSTSFGMQVALVVTGVMTLVIGVYPEPFVRLAQQSFQR
- the nuoK gene encoding NADH-quinone oxidoreductase subunit NuoK, which translates into the protein MLHPITTEHYLVLSAALLLIGTVGILLRRNAVVVMMSIELILNAVNINLVAFGKHAQQLNGQVFAIFIITVAVAEAAVGLGILISVFRNKETVLVDEIDLLKW
- the nuoL gene encoding NADH-quinone oxidoreductase subunit L, translating into MNFLDLIWLIPILPLCGAAIMLFWGRYLSKAAIRIISPGAVLLSLILSVGAVLQLSALPERVHQVILFQWLPLLHADMGYMLDSLSSVMILVVTGIGFLIHVYATGYMAHEHGPRDGGYYRFFGYLNLFVFFMLTLVLANNYPLLFVGWEGVGLCSYLLIGFYFNKKSAGDAGKKAFIVNRIGDAGFILGMFFLFQITGSLTFVDVNEALRSARFTPEVGFFGVLSLTALLLFVGATGKSAQIPLYVWLPDAMEGPTPVSALIHAATMVTAGVYMCARSNALFALTPETSHIVAAVGAATAIFAASIGLVQNDIKRVLAYSTVSQLGYMFVAVGVGAYWVGVFHLYTHAFFKALLFLGAGSVIHAMSGEQDMRKMGGLRNKIPITFTTMFIASLAIAGIPGLAGFFSKDEILWQAWSSPLGSKVLWAVGFCTALMTAFYMWRLMFMTFYGEGRMDEHTKHHIHESPKSMTVPLMVLAAGSIGAGWIGMPKVFGENGFFQGLEHWLAPVFETGKEVAEHGAEHHDTSMEWILMGLSIGAALSGIFLARHIYLKMKESDRPTGGALHPILYNKWYVDEIYDFLFIHGLSMRGGSLMAAFDRTVVDGGVNGTAWVTKLVSRISMWWDTWIVDGLVNLSAYTVRALSFPVRFFQTGFIQSYALVFIAGVFAMFGYFWWVR
- a CDS encoding NADH-quinone oxidoreductase subunit M — its product is MQGHLLSVILFTPLAGLFLLLFIPKSQKTFIRLWANITAAAGFLVSLPLIIGFDRSNGGYQFVERAEWIPSLGVQYLIGVDGISVLMVMLTTIMGFLAIFSSWDAIKDREKEYYAMFLLQQTGMLGVFISMDFLLFYVFWEMVLVPMYFIIGVWGGPRKLYAAIKFFLYTLTGGVLMLLGILLLYFNYASQFGRYTFEIAELMKINLPLATQQWVFWAFFVGFAIKVPMFPFHTWLPDAHTEAPTAGSVILAAVLLKMGTYGFIRFSLPLLPKASSDHTIVTIVAVLSIIGILYGALVSLMQQDWKKLVAYSSVSHLGFCTLGIFALNQSGITGSVIQQINHGISTGMLFLVVGVIYERRHTREIKEYGGLAHIMPNYAIVFAIAMLSSAGLPLLNGFVGEFTILQGAFDANHVWAAFAVLGVIFGAAYLLWLYQRTMLGEVTNEKNKGLPDLKWREWAVFVPLIIWALSIGIYPKPYFDILEKPVAQIVHRVHDTANASATPTTPTPEVASR
- a CDS encoding NADH-quinone oxidoreductase subunit J, with translation MLETAFFYAFAALTLIGAILTVTLRNAIHCALALIGSLAGVAGLYLLQRAEFLFAVQIVLYIGGIMVLFLFVIMLVNLDAAARERQYHRHWIAAVLCLVGIGALATWFIRQGSESLHLGQSAPELPSSGNVEALSQVLFKQYLVPFELASILLLVAVVGSVIMAKKRI
- a CDS encoding NADH-quinone oxidoreductase subunit I, coding for MRKLLRTIFLVDLVQGLMVTFRTQHPKNIVTEQYPAQRPKVAERYRGAPRLNINPDNGQTLCIACDLCALACPENLIVVGWQRNPETKRKDLINFTYDTSRCMFCGLCEDACPVDALELTQDFELASYSREGAIFDRQILEEGIKPTKYKF